CCGGCAGGAAAAGCCGACGGATAGCAACGACCAGGCCGAGCAAGAGCGCAAGCAGAAAGACGAGGCCGCGCAGAAGAAGGCGCAGGCCGACAAAGCCGAGCAAGAGCGCAAAAATAAGGAGAAGGGAAAGCCCGCACAGCCCAGTAGCCCTGCAAGCCAGCCCACGCAGACCCCCACTCCTGCGCCGTCATCAAGCCAAACACAAGATCCTGCGCCCACGCAGTCCCCGGCGCCTGCCCCAACCACACCGGCACCTGCGCCTACACAAACGCCAGCACCCGCTCCCTCCACGCCAGCGCCAGCACCGGCACCTGACCCCGCGCCCACGCCTGCTTCAAAATGGTGGCACGCCAGCCCGGACCTAGCACAGGTTTACGCAGGCGGAGCCGCTGCCCAGCGCGGGTGGACCGGTCAGCAATTCGACGACTTGGTACAGCTCTGGAACCGTGAATCCGGTTGGCGCTGGTGGGCCGGTAACCCAACCTCCAGCGCATACGGCATTCCGCAGGCAAACCCCGGTAGCAAAATGTCCAAGTTCGGTGAAAACTGGCGTGATGACGCAGCCGTGCAGGTCGACTGGGGCCTGTGGTACATAGCAAATCGCTACCAGGATCCCAGCGCTGCCTGGAAAATTTGGCAGAAAAATAAATGGTACTAGAACGAGCATGACAGTGAATACACCCATGGATCAGGCTGGTTATGTAGGACTCCCAGCAGACGCATCAGGCATTGAGTCCGCTCAAGCCAGCAGCACCAGCGACCAAGCCGGGCACCTGCTCGGGGCGGCAGATATTCGCCGCTTAGCAGACCAAGCCGGAGTCAGCCCCACCAAAAAGCTGGGCCAGAATTTCGTAATTGACCCCGGCACCGTGCGCCACATCGTCCGCCTGGCTGCCCTCCTGCCTCAAGCCCAGGTGCTCGAAGTGGGCCCTGGCCTAGGCTCGCTCACCCTAGGGCTGTTGGAGGCTGGCGCGCAGGTGACCGCTGTGGAGATTGACCCCCGCCTAGCTGCCCTCCTGCCTTCGACTGTGGCAGCCTATATGCCTCAGTCAGTGCAACGTTTTAGCATAGTCCAGCAAGACGCGCTCACTGTGAGCCCGCAGACCAACCCGCAGCTGGCCCAAGCGCCCAGCTTGACGCTGGTGTCCAACCTGCCTTACAACGTAGCTACCCCAATTTTGCTGAACCTGCTAGAGCGCTTCAACAACCTCCAAAGCGCTCTGGTAATGGTGCAAAAAGAGGTGGCAGACCGCCTGGTGGCCGAGCCCGGCTCCAAAATTTACGGGATTCCTTCGGCCAAGTTGGCCTGGTACGGATCCGCCAAGCGAGTCGGACGGGTTGGACGCAACGTGTTCTGGCCGGCACCAAATGTGGATTCGGCCCTGGTCAGTTTCCAGCGAGCGCCACAAGACGCGGCTGGAAACCTCCACGGGTCCGCCGCTGCCCGAGATCGCACCTTCCAGCTGATAGATGCCGCTTTCGCCCAGCGCCGCAAGACCTTGCGCTCGGCTCTTAGCGACCTAGTGGAGCCGCCCGCATTCGCCGCTGCGGGCATCGATCCACAGCGCCGGGGCGAGACGCTCAGCATTGCAGAATTCGCCCGGCTGGCCGCGCTCTGAAGCGTCAGACGGACAAGCTAAAGTGAAGGCAAACAAGCAGGAGAGGGCTGACCTATGACGTTTCCCGATTTGATGGATGAGCGGCAGGCTCGTCGTCAGTTCGTTCGTCGCCGCCAAACTATGGTTTTCACCATCGCTATCAGCGCCTTGGCTGTCATATTAGTTGTCGCGCTAGTGTATGTGCTCGGCGCGCTGGGGCACTCCACGAAGGCCAGTAAGCAGGTCAAGCCTAACTACGGGGTGGCCGTGCCTTGCCCTCCACCAGCGGGCAACACCGTGTTTGCCCCTGATAAAGTGCGCGTGCGCGTGCTCAACGGCACCAACAAGACCGGCTTGGGCAGCGCAGTGATGGAAGCCCTACGCAACCGCTCCTTCAACATGCAGGGAACCGGTGACTTTCCTACTAAAACTGAGCTGGCGCGCACGGAGATCCGCTTCGGAGCCAACGGCATTAGCCAGGCCTATACCGTGGCAGGTCATTTCAACGATGCTGTGTTGCGCATGGACACCCGCGGTGACGATTTAGTAGATGTGGTAGTTGGCGCCACCTTCAACGATCTCATCCCGGAGAAGCAGGTACCGCGCGTGGGCAAGCCCATACAGGCCATTGACGGCTGCGTGGCCGACCTGAAGAATATGAAGAATCTGCCGCAATTCGCCGAATAAACTCTGACCGGCGGCCCACATAAAGACCAGCCGACTAGAGTTCGCCCCAGCGCGCTTGTCTACTCCTGGCCCTACTCGCCGCCCTTTTGCTCCGCCCACCAAGCCTTGAGTTCGGCCTCAGCCTGCTCCTGGTCGACCGGCCCGTAGTCAAGGCGGAAGTTCAGCATGTGCTGGTAAGCCTTGCCCACCATGGGCCCTGGCCGCACTCCCAGAATTTCCATAATCTGCTGGCCATTGAGGTCTGGGCGAATAGCGTCCAAATTTTCCTTGAGCTTGAGCTGGCGCACCCGCTCTTCCAACTCGTCCATCGCAGACTCGAAAATTTGCGACTTGCGCTGGTTGCGCGTGGTGGCATCGGCCCGGGTCAGGCGGTTGAGCCGTTCAAAGAGCGGGCCAGTCTCCCTGGCATAGCGGCGGACCGCGGCATCCGACCAGCGCTCGTCCACATACCCGTGGAAGCGCAGGTGCATGGCAATGAGATCGCACACGTCCTCAATCATGTGCCGGTCGAAACGCAGAGCCTTGAGGCGCTTACGGGCCATTTTGGCACCGACTACATCATGGTGGTGGAAGCTCACCTTCCCGCCCTGCTCGAACCGGCGGGTAGCAGGTTTGCCGATGTCGTGCAGGAGAGCCGCCAGACGCAAGGTCAGGTCTGGGGCAGGCACAGGGCCGTCGGGCCCCGTCTCCAGGGCTACAGCGCGGTCCAAGACCATGAGCGAGTGCTGGTAGACATCCTTGTGGCGGTGGTGCTCGTCAATCTCCAGCTGCAAGGCCGGCACCTCGGGCAGCACGTAGTCAGCCAAACCAGAGTCCACCAGAGCTTCCACGCCCTCGTGCGGGTGCTCGCTCAGGAGCAACTTGGTCAACTCGTCGCGCACACGCTCAGCCGAGACAATGGTGATGCGCTCGGTCATATCGCTCAGGGCTTCTGCGGTTTCAGGTGCAATCCTAAAGCCCAGTTGAGCCACAAACCGCACGGCCCGCATCATGCGCAGGGGGTCGTCGTCAAAGGATTGCCGCGGGTCTACGGGCGTGCGCAGCACTTGCTTGGCTAAGTCGCTCGCCCCGCCAAAGGGGTCCACAAACTCCAGCTGCGGCACCCGCAGGGCCATAGCGTTGACCGTAAAATCGCGTCGGGAGAGGTCACCTTCCAAGTTGGAACCGTAGTTCACTTCCGGCTTGCGCGAGTCGGGCACGTACTTGTCGGAACGATACGTGGTGACTTCCACCTTGACTTCCGTGCCATCCGGCCGCCGACGCATGGCCCCCAGCGTGCCGAACTTGCGGCCCATGTCCCAAAAGCCCTGCCCCCACTTGTGCAGGATGGGTTCGAATTCTTCGGGACGGGCAGACGTGCAAAAATCCAAGTCGTGCGAGGGTCGGTGGAGCAGGAGGTCTCGCACTGGTCCGCCCACCAATGCCAGCTCATAGCCTCGCTCAGCGAACGCTCGCCCCAGCTCTATCGCCTCAGGCCAAACTTCAAAGTCCACAATCACCCTTTCCGCGTATACTGGTGTCTCGCTCGATGACCACAGCGTGAGTAGTGTATACCTCTACCAGCTTACCGTCACCCCACCTGCACAATACTTTACGTAAAGTAGAATTATGACTACGCCTACCGATCTGGCGCGCATGTTGTCGCGCCACGCCAAAGATCGGGGCAACCATGCCATCAGGCCGGAGCAAACCGACAGCCTGGTGCACACGGTAGCAGACGAGATTAGTCCCCAGTTAGAGCGGGCTTTTGAGCGCCTGAGCCTGGGTGGAAAGCTTGAATACAGCGAATCTGAACAGGAATTAGCGGCGAGCGCGATTGAGGACGAAGACGAGCAGAAGGGTCAGCTCATCAGCGTCTCCATCCGAGAGCACCTGGCCAGCGACGACTCTCCCGAGAGCGACGAGGGCGACGACATGCCTACACCAGCCATGATGCCCCAGCACAAGCGCGAATCGAGTCCTGCCTCCTTCGCCTCCCTGGACGCACAAGACCTGCCGGTGGTGCGCGAGTATTCGGCTGGTGGACTCATATTTGATCAGGCCGGCCAAGTAGCTATTATCGCCCGACACTCCCGCTCTGGCCATCTGGAGTGGTGCCTGCCCAAGGGACACATAGAAAAAGGAGAGACTCCCGAACAGACTGCTGTGCGCGAGGTGCACGAAGAGACGGGTATTTTGGGCCGCGTAGTCGACTCAATCGCCACGATTGACTACTGGTTTACCGGCAGCAACCAGCGGGTGCACAAGCTCGTTCACCACTTCGTACTCCAGCAGACCGGCGGCTGGCTAACCGTGGAGGGTGACCCTGACCACGAGGCCGAGGACGCCATCTGGGTGAAATTCAGCGATCTGGCTGACGTGCTCTCCTACCCCAATGAACGCAAAATCGCATGGCTTTACGCCAAGAAACTGCACAAGCCACATGATTGATTACCAACGTTTGAGGGCCGAGCGCCACATCCATCCCAGCCACTACCAGACCCACGAAAGTACGCGCCTGGGATTACCTGCGCTGTATAGCAAGTGCATACAACTGCTTATCGCCGCCCTGGTCTGCCTGTGTACCCTCCTCGCCGGAATCCCCCAGGCTCAGGCTGCACCTACCTTCCCAGTAGTCCCTGTCTCTCCAGCGTTTTCAGCAGCGGACCAGCACAAGAACGGCCGGCATGGCAAGGAAGACGCATCGGTCAAACTCTCCATTCGCTCGGCCACACCTGTTGTGTCGAGCAGCTCGGGCTATACCGTCAAATTAGCGGTGACGAATACCGCCAACGAAGCCAGCGGGCCAGGCAGCCTAAGCGTAGACACGAACGCCCTCTATACCTTCAGCTCACGCATAGATATGCAAGATTGGGCCGAGGGGAACGCTCATATCCCTACCCCCAACCACCTGGCCACGCAGGCAGTGGGCAGCATTGAACCCGGCCAGAGCGTGGAAGTAATAGCGAACACCCCCGCCGACAACGACCAGCTCAAGGCCATGATTACCTGGGGGCCCAAACCCCTACTGCTCACGTACCAGGCAGACCAGCAGACCGCTTCGGGTAAGCACCTGCAGGGCACTGCCACCACCTTCCTCACCCGCTCGTCCGACGGGCTCACCACCGCGCAGACACCGCCTATGTCGCTCACTATGCTCCTCCCCCTAACTTCGAGCGGCTGGAGCCTCGACCAGAGCCAGGTCAAGCAGCTCATGACCGGCAAGCAAGGCGAGAGCAGCAAGAGCAAGGAGGGCGGCAAGGACGACGAGCAGTCTGCCTCGCCCGACACTCCGAGCAGTTCACAGACCTCCGGACACACCAGCGCCGAAGACAGCAAAAATGGCAATGACAACGATGCCAACAAGCACTCGACCGGCTCGTACTCCGGCTCACAGTCAACATCCAGCGGCGGCGCGGCGGCGACCGACAACACCCATGCAGGCACAGCCCCAGCCGCGAGCGGCCAGCAGCAGCCCAGCATCGTCTTGAGCCAACAGGCGCGCGAAACTCAGTCCAACCAGCTCCAACTCATCGGGCACCATTCCCGCCTCAACACGCTGGTAGATCCCTTGTATTTGGCCCAATTTGAGAGCACACCACGCGTTGACGCTGGCATGCAGCCCGCAGCTTTTGACCTCTCAGCCTACAACAGTCAATCGGCTGGTCGGTACAGCGCGGCTGGTGTCGAACTCAAGGATTGGAACGCCCAGCAGGCCAGCAGTGAGCTCGCCAGCAGCTTGCATGCGACCGAAGGTGACAAGGCGAAGCCCCTGTACGCCTGGCAGGGTCAGCAGGCCTGGAGCCTGTCCTCTCTCGCTCAGGCGCGGCAGCAGGGTTACACCGCCGTTGTAGCCCCCCGCGGACTCGCAGCAGACAACGGCTCTTCCGCACACACCAGCAAATTCACCGTGCCCACCGATGCCGGCGACATCACAGTCCTGTCGGCCCAGCAGGAGCTCAGTACACTCGCCCAAGGAGACCCCACTTCGGCCAAAGCGGGCTCAGAGCAGACTACAGCCGGCCAAGTGGCGCGATTTATAGCCCAGAGCGCCTTCTATCAGATGGAACAGCCCTACGCTCAGCGGGCCATTCTCGTGTGCTTTGACAGCGACCAAGACACGGAAGCGGCCAGCAGACTCATGGATGCCCTTGAGCAGGCCCCCTGGCTCAACCTCAGCGACCTCAACACGCTGGCCCAAGCCGAACCTTACACGCAGGGAGAGGATGCCAAGCAGCTAGTGACCGAAAGTGATAAGAGCACCGGTGCGAGCGCCAGCCTCGCAGCAGGCCTGGGCGGCACGCTCGACTCCCTGGCAGCCAGCCGGTCCGACATCCAGCGCTTCGCCGACACCATGCTCACGGCCAAGGCGCAGACCCCCTCGTCCTCAGCCTCCTCCTCTGGCCGCTCAGACGCTCAAGCGCTCGCCCGGCAGGACGCGACCGACACCGCCCGACGCTCAGACGATCCCCGGCAGTGGCTGGAGCGGGTTACACAGATTCATGACGACCTAGCCCTGTATGCCCTGGCCTGCACCAGTAGGGCCGCGAGTTTGGCCGACTCCGCTCGCGCCGTGTCTGACCAGCTGTTGAACGGGGTGCAGATTAAGCCCAGCGAGTCTGTCACCGTAGTCAGCGAAACGGCCAAAATGCCGGTGACTATCAGCAATTCCCACCCCTACCCGGTCAGTGTCAAGGTCAGCGCCAAAACGGATTCGATGGAGATTGTCACGACCCGCCTTGTGGATGCGCTCATTCCTGCCAACTCCGAGACGCAGGTGACCTTCACTATACGCGTGGCCACAGCCGGGCAGGCGGACGCTGAAATCGCGCTCGTCGACCAGCACGGGCAGGCTTTTGGCCAGACTCGCACGACGCATATCACCTCAAACTTGCGGCTGAGTGACATGAGCGGGCTCCTGATTGTAGTGTTCGCCCTCGTGTTCGCGGCCCTGGGCCTGTGGCGGCAGTTCCATCGCAAGAAGGACCCCGACGAATGAGTCGCAGCATACGGAGCGGACTTCACAGCGGGCCCCGCAGCAAGCCCCGCAATGGACTTCAGGGGCAACCTGTGCCTGAGCAGCTGAAGCCAGAACGACAGCCAGAGCAGAATCGAAAGCAAGAACCAGAGCAGAAGCAGAACAAGGAGCCTATGGCATCTGAAAGCGCTGAGCAGAGGCAGAACTCCATTGGCCGCAACTCGATGATTATGGCTTCGGGCACAGCGGCTTCTCGTGTCACCGGCCAGATCCGCACTATCTTGCTGGCAGCAGCCATCGGCACGACCGGTATTGCGGCGGATGCCTACCAGACCGGCGCCATGATTCCCCAGGTGATGTTCACGCTGATTTCGGGCGGCATTTTCAACGCCGTACTGGTCCCGCAAATCGTGCGCACACTCAAGGAGGAGGACGCGGAGGACAGGCTCAACAAGCTCATCACGGTTGCCGTGGGGCTCTTGGGCGCCTTAACGCTCGTACTCATGCTGGGCACTTCGGTGCTCACCTCCATCTACTTAAATTCCAAGTGGAATCCGGCCCAGCGCGCCCTGGCCAACGCTTTCACGCTCTGGTGTATGCCGCAGGTCTTCTTCTACGGCCTCTACACCGTGCTGGGGCAAATTCTGGCGGCCAAAGGGCGCTTTACGGCCTACGCCTGGTCGTCGGTCGGCGCCAATGTCATCTCCTGTGTGGGCTTTGTGACCTTCATCGCCATGTTTGGCAACGCGCAGCGCCAACCCATGAGCTTTTGGACCAGCGACAAGGTGGGGCTCACGGCGGGTGCCTGGACCCTGGGCGTGGCCTTCCAGGCGCTGATTCTCTTCATCCCTCTCATGCGCTCCGGATTCACCTATCGCCCGCGCTGGGGTTTGAAAGGCATCGGCCTGCGCTCTATGGGCCCGGTGGCGGCTTGGAGCCTGGGCGTGGTCGTCATTGACCAGCTGGCGAACATTGTGAACGCTCGCATTACGAACGGCGCCCCCCTGGAGGGCAACCCCTTCGACATCGCGGGCAACGGCTCCTATCAAAACGCCTACACGCTCTACATGCTGCCGTATTCGCTGATTGCGGTCTCGGTATCGACGGCAATTTTTCCCCAGCTCTCCCAGGCCATCGCCGACGGCCACCTGGCGGACGCGCGCGAATCGCTGAGCCGAGCCCTGCGCAACGTAGGGCTGATTATGTGCTTCTTCGGCGTGGTCATGCTGGTCATTCCCGTGCCGATTATTCGCGCCCTGCTGCCCTCGGTGAACGTCCACGAGGCTGTGCTTATCTCCGGCCCGCTCCTGGGGCTCACGGTCGGTCTGGCAGCGGTCTCGGCCTTCCTCCTGATTCAGCGTACCTTCTACGCTTTTGAAGATGGCAAGCAGCCTTTCATTTTCGCCGCCATTTCCAACGTCCTGCAGGTGGTCCTGGTCCTGCTGGCTGTGCGCCTGTCGCCTCCGCAGTATTGGACGGCTCTGGTCGGCCTCTCAATGGCGGTGAGCAACATTGCCTCCTTCCCCTTCCTGGTACGTATGCTCAAGCGGCGGTTCGAGGGGTTTTTGGACGGGCGACGAATTCTCATCACCTACGCTAAAGCTCTGGCTGCGGCGGCTCTGGCTGGCGGCTTGGCCCTGCTCATCAAAACGCCGCTCACGGCTCTGGTCGGCGCACATGTCTCCGACCGGCATGGGCACATGTCTTGGATGCAGGCCGTCGCTATCTGCCTGGTCATCAGTATCGTCGTTGCTCTGGTCTACTGCCTGGTCCTTTACGCCCTGCGAACCAGCGAGCTCACCGACCTCCTATCTACGCTTTCCCTTCGCCTGGGCATGAGCACAAACTTCAATCAAGAGAGCACTCGAACCGGTTCGATGTCAGCCGGAATTCATCAGCTGGCACAGGCCGAATCCCAGCTGGCCACCGCTGGGGAACAAGTCGGGCGAGTAGTGCGCTCCTACACTGACCCCGCCGGGCCCTCTGGCGACATGGAAGGCGCGCTAGAGCAGATCGAAAACGCTGGCATTGCTGACATAGGGTTCATGAATCCAGGTGCTTGGAAGCAACCCGTCCGCATCGCCCCCCAGCGCCCGCTGCCGCCTCGACCGAGAGTCCGCACCGCCGCTGGTGCCCAAGAAGCTCCACAACCGGCCTCACCAGCAGCCCGACAGGCAGCCTCGCAACCGGCCCTGCCGCCAGTCCAGCGGTTGGCCCAGCCCTCAAATCAGCAACAAACGAAGGCACAGCTCATATCAGCTCCGCCTTCCTACCCCGTTTCGGCAGCATCCGCCCGCCGGTCACTCACTCTAGCGCAGTCCCACCCGTCGTCAGATCAACAGAAACCAGCCAGCATGAAGTCACTACAGCCACAGCCTTCAGATATTCTGCTTGACCGTTACGAACTCAAAACCGCCTTAAAGCGCGAGGCAGGGCTCACCGCTTGGCTGGCCCACGACAAGGCTCTAGACCGCTCCTGCCAGCTCTTCATTGTCACACACGCTGTGGGCCGCGGTGGACCTATGTCAACGACCGACTCACTCGCTGTACTGTCTCGAGCTAGCCCGGGCGGTATAACGCTGATGCTGGGAGCAGCCAGCCTATGGTTCGCACAGTAGACCTGTCTGACGAGCAATCGCGAGCACGGGATGCAGGTTCACGGGGCGTTTCCTTCATCGTTACTGATTGTTCTCCGCGGAGCCCTGTTAGCGCCTGTGCGTTTGATACTTTGTGCAGGTCTGGCTGCTGAGCGCTCGGGCCTTACCCCTGAGCACCGCGAGGAGCCCAGAGCCGCGCGGGCAGCGCACGACTTTCGTTGCAGCAGGCGCAGCGTTGCCAAGACGCATTCTGTCACCCTATGGCGCTGGGTGGCTTGAGCAGAAAACAGTACGTTAAGGAGTCGCCTCGAAGGAATAGCTTGAGCTCGCTACAGGCGTCGCGATTTGTCGTATATGCCAAGTCGAGACGGGTTGAACGCCAATAAACTGTGGTGCGCAGTTAACTGTAGTGAAATCCCCAGTGCTCATTCGCCTGGCGCTGCCGGTCACGCAACGCTGCAAAGGTCTAGCTCCTGGGGGAAGTTGGCACCTGCCAGGCCGGCTTCCACGAGAGACTCTCCCTGGTATGTAAAGCATGTGAATTGCATCTCCGGTCTGAGCCAACGTCTTGGGCCGAACATCTGACTACCAGGCTGCAGACCTCTGGAGAGCCACGAGCTGGAGAGTACATGAGAGTGAGTTCGCCGGCCAGCTGTCTGACGCGGTCTCGCCTCCGACGAGCTCGCCTCATACCCCTGACCGCGGCACCAATCCCCTCGATAAGTGACACGGACGCCAGTGGTGGGGCACTCGATGGGATCAAACTCCGAGCATATGGTCTGATGCTAATACTTACTTGCGTGTACACGCTTAGTAATCCCTAGCCTGACTTGCGTCACTGCCTGGGCGATAGACGTTCACGAAGGGCATCTTTATGCCCATGGCATGCGGGGCATGGGTCTGAAAACTGCTGAGTTTCAAGGATGCGAGGGTTGTTGATTCTTAGTCCCCTCGGCACCGTTAATCCGGCATCTACTGCTTTCGTGGCGTCTAACGACGAGCCGAATCGCATGACTTCAACCGCTCTTCGTTAAGAGCGGGACTGCCCTCTGAGCTGACTCCGCAGAAGCACCACAGATATTTCATAGCGGCTCCTGCCGCTCACCGTGTCGCGCACCTAAGAGCGACTGCCACCGCGACACGATACTGACCTAGGGAGTGCGGGCAGATCAAATGACTTGTGGCTGCGTCCGAGAGCGATGTGGAACGAACGGGCAGTCGCAGGACTGCTGTCTAGTGTATCGGGAACGGATGCCATATTTTTATGATCAAGTCGGCTTCGCCGCTGGCGCGCCACAAGACCTTGTGCTCGGAAGCAGCGCCTGGCCAGCCACGTGCTCTGTGTCCTACGCGAGGCCTTACGCTGATACACGGCAGTTGCAGTCGGCAGAAGGAAGTCACGTAACCTAGCTAAGCTGCAACGACGCCAGTCCCGCTCAGGTCTATTGAGAACATCCTGGCTGACTGTCGCGTGCTACCTTTGTGTGCAAAGGAGATGGAAGTCAGCTTGACTGTGTCCTACAGCGAGACAGCAGGCGAAATTGAGATGCTCTCTAATCTCTCATAGAGACGCTATACACAGATGCAAATTTGGTTACTGGCACACGGACCTATTGCACTCTCGCCGTCATTTGACTCGAGAGTATGCCCTGGCGAAATACAGAGCAGAGTGTTTAATCAATCGTTTTTGTATCTTGCTCCGCACGCCAGGTCCGTGCCGCGTGACTCCTGCGCCTCGAAGCGCGCGGAACAGCGCCTGCTGGTATGCGCGACTCTCCAAGTGCGTTGGGCCCGTCTGTGGACGGGTTGCTGTGAATGGTGAGACCTTTGTAGCAGCAGTTAGCAGCAGGCAGTAACGTCATGTCAGGTCTGTGTCAAATCCGCTTTAATGACGCTCATAACGGCATCATGCGGAATTGAAGCAGTCAGATTGGTCGTTACCGCTAGGTAGCGATTTGACGTCAGAACTCGATCTCTAGCTCGTGGTCAGCTTGGCCTCGCATTGATCGTGCTTCGTTTTTCGTCTCAGCCAGTGTGTATTTAGCACGCATGGCAAGTGTACTAGACAGTAATCGAGTCGACCGAAGCTACCTGCTTATGTCCGAGCACTGAGAGCCTTCGTGTATGCAGGGATTCAGATGTGGCGATGAGTTGCTGCTCCTGAGAGACGGAAGCACAGATCACTCGACGAAAGATATGTATCGGACGCGCAGGACGTACGCACTCACGGGTCGGAGACTCTCAGTGGCTACGCAGTACCTCTGCTCAGTTAGCACAGTTCTTCCACTTGGAACAAGGTTGAGTCAGTTATAGCAGCTCAGAGGAGCAGCTTCGCACGCGTCCACTCAGTCACGAATAGGAGCGCGTGCCAGCACCAAGCGCATGGGTACTAGTTGTGCTGAGCAGACAGCTTACGGATGCTGACTGGCTATACTTCCGGCGGCACCACAGTGTCCCACGCGAGTTTGTGGTCGGTAGCGTCAGCAGCGTAATCTGCATGTCTAGACGTATCCAGAGACGGCGGGGTTAACACGAGTGTGTCGCACGTGCTAGGACTAGACCAGTTGCTAACGTGCGATAAGCTCGCACGAGGCTAGTGCTAGGGATTCAAGACTGTCATGTAGCTGGGTCGACGTAAGGAGCCAGTATGTTTTGCGAGCTCGCACGCGCGGGTTCTCGAGCATCCACAATATACGCACAAGTGACAAGGCCCGCACTCGCAATACATCGCGCTGCGATCTCAAGACAGTCTCTAGAAGCCACTGAACGACGTAGACCGAGAACAGGCCGGACGTACTACTTTTGTATCAGCGATAAGCCGGTCATATAGGAGACCACTCAGTACGTGCCATGACCCGATGCCCAGCTGGTTCAACTGGGAGTTTGCTATGAGGTTGTCCAGATATGGAGGATGACTTGAGAGATAACGGCCAGGCGTTAAAGACGGTGTATTATTTGAGAGCGACTTTGGGACTGGCATGATATGTGCTCTATAGTTTGACAGTGATGGATATCATAACACCGAATCTGCGTGTTGGGCACTGCTCGAGGACACACTCTCTCTCTGGTGGTAGCACTCGAGAGTAGCACGTTTGTTACTATATGTGCAAATCGCGAGAAAACACTGACAATTTTGTGTTGGTTCCCAGCAAGATGTCACATGTCAGACAGCACAATAACTAGCGGTATGCGTGAGACACGCACGCGTTGGTTGTGTATAGGCATCAACAGGATATCGCGAGACTAGAATCGCCGTATGTGCCCGCGGCGGTCGAAGACACTTGACGCTCATTGTAACTGAGTCGCGCCAGGTTAGCAGCGAGAGGGCAGAAGTAGAGGCCGCAAGCCCGCACGGTAGCTGCCATCCTACCTATACTTAACGGCGCAGTATCCAGGTATCACGCGTCAATGGTCTGAACTGAGACAGACTCGTAGCTTGCTTCTCATTGTGAAGGAGCCACGTAGTGCTACCTAGGTTACGAGTGCCATGAGCCTATTCTGAGACTGTGTGAATGACCATAACTCCATCCAGAGCGGGAGACGCGCGGCCACACCGAAGTTTCCACCGACTAAGAGATTTAATTCACAGAATAAGCCATGAGGCATTGCGTGGACATAAACAGGTGGCTTTAGTGTCATAGTTGCAGCCAA
This window of the Bombiscardovia nodaiensis genome carries:
- the rsmA gene encoding ribosomal RNA small subunit methyltransferase A; this encodes MTVNTPMDQAGYVGLPADASGIESAQASSTSDQAGHLLGAADIRRLADQAGVSPTKKLGQNFVIDPGTVRHIVRLAALLPQAQVLEVGPGLGSLTLGLLEAGAQVTAVEIDPRLAALLPSTVAAYMPQSVQRFSIVQQDALTVSPQTNPQLAQAPSLTLVSNLPYNVATPILLNLLERFNNLQSALVMVQKEVADRLVAEPGSKIYGIPSAKLAWYGSAKRVGRVGRNVFWPAPNVDSALVSFQRAPQDAAGNLHGSAAARDRTFQLIDAAFAQRRKTLRSALSDLVEPPAFAAAGIDPQRRGETLSIAEFARLAAL
- the pcnA gene encoding CCA tRNA nucleotidyltransferase, whose product is MVGGPVRDLLLHRPSHDLDFCTSARPEEFEPILHKWGQGFWDMGRKFGTLGAMRRRPDGTEVKVEVTTYRSDKYVPDSRKPEVNYGSNLEGDLSRRDFTVNAMALRVPQLEFVDPFGGASDLAKQVLRTPVDPRQSFDDDPLRMMRAVRFVAQLGFRIAPETAEALSDMTERITIVSAERVRDELTKLLLSEHPHEGVEALVDSGLADYVLPEVPALQLEIDEHHRHKDVYQHSLMVLDRAVALETGPDGPVPAPDLTLRLAALLHDIGKPATRRFEQGGKVSFHHHDVVGAKMARKRLKALRFDRHMIEDVCDLIAMHLRFHGYVDERWSDAAVRRYARETGPLFERLNRLTRADATTRNQRKSQIFESAMDELEERVRQLKLKENLDAIRPDLNGQQIMEILGVRPGPMVGKAYQHMLNFRLDYGPVDQEQAEAELKAWWAEQKGGE